The following proteins are encoded in a genomic region of Drosophila willistoni isolate 14030-0811.24 chromosome 3R, UCI_dwil_1.1, whole genome shotgun sequence:
- the LOC6647413 gene encoding fatty acyl-CoA reductase wat: MDDPKLMNIMNGIKSFEDHCQHINSGQDESPMQMFYKDKGVFLTGGTGFFGKIIIEKLLRVTEVGQIYLLIRTKKGKDAFARIEDLFNDPVFDKMKQLNPKYRCQITIISGDCSLPGLGITPDERETIKENVNIVLHSAATVRFDEKLKMAIAINVHGTKEIIKLAKEIANLKALVHVSTAFAHCNKRYIQEKFYTGTITGENAFKLSECLDEHTLNTLTPTIINGYPNTYTFTKVLAENIVQQDAQNLPVTIFRPGIVITTYREPISGWIDNMYGPCGVIVGIGSGVLRVFTGDMDNKAHIVPVDMCVNALLASAWDIARNKYETPPIYNYVPDADNMVSWRRYMEEGFEYGCVIPMRKSIWYPRFTIVPHMWQYHILCFLYHTLPALFMDAIMIVIGKKPRMMKIYRKIHKLSNVLKYFSSNEFRFDNDNVRSLSEKLDDRDKRLFAFDMRNLDWNNLFRVSLYGLRLYVVKDDPSNIPESIKRYERLKVLHYTTLAIVYSLALWALYALLKFIF; encoded by the exons ATGGATGACCCCAAGTTAATGAACATTATGAACGGAATCAAATCGTTTGAGGATCATTGTCAGCATATTAACAGCGGACAGG ATGAGTCGCCCATGCAAATGTTCTACAAGGATAAGGGTGTTTTTCTCACTGGCGGCACAGGATTCTTTGGTAAAA TTATCATTGAGAAATTGTTGCGCGTCACAGAGGTGGGACAAATCTATTTGCTAATACGCACCAAGAAGGGCAAGGATGCGTTTGCTCGAATCGAGGATCTGTTCAATGATCCG GTATTTGATAAAATGAAACAATTGAATCCGAAATACCGCTGCCAAATCACAATCATAAGTGGCGATTGCTCATTGCCTGGATTGGGCATAACCCCAGACGAACGTGAGACCATCAAGGAGAATGTGAACATTGTTCTACACAGTGCGGCCACAGTGAGATTTGATGAGAAATTGAAGATGGCCATTGCCATCAATGTCCATGGCACTAAGGAGATTATTAAGCTGGCCAAAGAGATTGCCAACTTAAAG GCTCTGGTACATGTGTCCACAGCTTTTGCCCATTGCAACAAGCGATACATTCAGGAGAAATTCTACACTGGCACAATTACAGGTGAAAATGCCTTTAAGCTCAGCGAATGCCTCGATGAGCACACCTTAAATACTCTGACGCCTACAATAATTAATGGTTATCCgaatacatatacattcaCCAAAGTACTGGCCGAGAATATTGTGCAACAGGATGCACAGAATTTACCAGTGACCATCTTTCGTCCAGGCATAG TTATAACAACATATCGTGAGCCCATCAGTGGCTGGATTGATAATATGTATGGTCCTTGTGGTGTTATTGTGGGCATCGGCTCTGGTGTCCTGCGTGTTTTTACCGGCGACATGGACAACAAGGCTCACATTGTTCCCGTCGATATGTGTGTGAATGCTCTATTGGCCAGTGCCTGGGATATAGCGCGAAATAA atatGAGACACCACCCATATATAATTATGTACCAGATGCTGATAATATGGTGAGCTGGCGTCGCTATATGGAAGAGGGTTTTGAATACGGTTGCGTTATACCAATGCGAAAATCCATCTGGTATCCACGATTCACAATTGTGCCGCACATGTGGCAATATCATATTTTGTGCTTCTTGTATCATACATTGCCTGCCCTGTTTATGGATGCCATTATGATTGTAATTGGCAAGAAACCGAG AATGATGAAGATCTAtagaaaaatacataaattgaGCAATGTCCTTAAGTACTTCAGTTCGAATGAGTTTCGCTTTGACAACGACAATGTGCGCAGTCTATCCGAGAAGCTAGATGATAGGGATAAACGTTTATTTGCCTTTGATATGCGTAATTTGGATTGGAATAATCTATTCCGTGTCAGTTTATATGGTTTGCGTTTGTATGTTGTTAAGGATGATCCCAGCAATATACCCGAATCGATAAAACGCTATGAAAG ATTGAAGGTGCTGCATTATACCACATTAGCCATTGTCTATTCTTTAGCACTCTGGGCTCTCTATGCTCTGTTGAAGTTTATATTCTGA